A window of Bradyrhizobium sp. AZCC 1610 contains these coding sequences:
- a CDS encoding tRNA-uridine aminocarboxypropyltransferase, producing the protein MSEQANTKPGSAEEVVPECPHCGKPLPLCICDSVTPIKSRISLLILQHPQEQDRGLGTARLTAMHFKDAVVKIGLSWPSLSKALGRTVHDPSRWAVLYLGSAKVADLDTDAEIVAINRKGEIEPHQRAILSDIEGIVLLDGTWSQAKALWWRNAWMLKCQRVILGPKRPSGYGKLRKEPRRDGLSTIEAAGLLLAGLEKRPEIAEVLNASFDRMLARYREVQAEMPELAPKPKKRDYRRRKRG; encoded by the coding sequence ATGTCAGAACAAGCCAATACCAAGCCCGGCTCCGCTGAAGAGGTGGTTCCGGAGTGTCCGCATTGCGGCAAGCCGCTGCCGCTCTGCATCTGCGACAGCGTGACCCCGATCAAAAGCCGGATCTCGCTGTTGATCCTGCAGCACCCGCAGGAGCAGGACAGGGGGCTCGGCACGGCGCGGCTGACCGCGATGCATTTCAAGGATGCGGTCGTCAAAATAGGCCTGTCCTGGCCAAGCCTCTCCAAGGCGCTGGGACGGACGGTCCACGATCCCTCGCGCTGGGCGGTGCTTTATCTCGGCTCGGCCAAGGTCGCCGATCTCGATACCGATGCCGAAATCGTCGCGATCAACCGCAAGGGCGAAATAGAGCCGCACCAGCGCGCCATTCTCTCCGACATCGAAGGCATCGTGCTGCTCGACGGAACCTGGAGCCAGGCCAAGGCGCTGTGGTGGCGCAACGCATGGATGCTGAAGTGCCAGCGGGTCATTCTCGGGCCGAAACGCCCGTCGGGTTACGGTAAGCTCCGCAAGGAGCCGCGCCGTGACGGCCTTTCCACGATCGAGGCCGCGGGCCTGCTGCTGGCTGGACTGGAGAAGCGACCGGAGATCGCGGAGGTGCTCAACGCAAGCTTTGACCGCATGCTGGCGCGCTATCGGGAAGTGCAGGCGGAAATGCCGGAGCTCGCGCCGAAACCGAAGAAGCGGGATTATCGCCGTCGCAAGCGCGGCTAA